TATAGGTCTTGGCCACCTTGGCATGGCCATTTTCGATGAGGATTTTTTCGACGAGGTCCTGGACATTTTCGACCGTCGGAACCCTGTCGTTCTTGTAGATAACGCCGAGAATCCCGACGACCTGGGTTGAAATGGCAGCCGCTTTTTCCATGTCGGTGCCGCCGACGGCACGGACCGCTTTTTCAATCGCCTCGTGAATCTTCCCCTGCTCAAAGGGGGCCAGCCTTCCGTCACGCTTGCGGATATACTCGATCATGTACTCCCTCCACTTTCAACTAAATAACAAGCGGCCATGGCAACCAGACAGTCCCGTACCGCCCCCCGACAACGCAAACTAACAGGAATTTAGCACAAACAAATTCAATCGCAAAGACAAAAACCACTAGATGTAGATATTTTCTTACATTCAAAACACTATATATTGTTAAAAAGCACGTGGACATCCTGTGGACAACAAGGGCAGGAGCTGGCTAAGTTAGCGTGATTGTTGACCCGGTGCGGACACTGTGCTAAAGAAGTCACAACCCACATGTGGAGGGAAGAACCATGGCTGACCTGTCCCGATTCGGCATTTCAATTGACGAAAGACTGCTTGAACGATTTGACCACCTGATCGAGGGGAAAGGCTATCGGAATCGCTCGGAAGCGATCCGCGACCTGATCCGGAATGCTTTGGTCGAAGATGACTGGGGCAAGGGAGATACCGAAACGGTCGGAACCGTGACCCTCGTCTACGACCACCATACCCGTGACCTGAGTGACAAGCTGACCGAGCACCAGCACTCGCATCATGATGCCATCATCTCGGCGATGCATGTCCACCTCGATACCGACCACTGTCTTGAAGTCGTTGTCGTCAAGGGGACTGCGAATAAAGTCAAACGGCTGGCCGATGAACTGATCGGTACCAAGGGGGTCAAGCATGGCAAGCTGGTCACCACGACAACCGGCAAAGATTTAAGCTGACCCCCGGCAGGCGGGCTGTTCTCTTTTTTTCACATTTAGTAGCACGATAAAAAATTTCGTATGCTATAGTGGGCGACGACAGAAGGACCGTACATGGGACGCATCGAAACCGCATATCTTGATCTGGGCAGCCTTGATGCCCTGGCCTACCGGGACTCGGCGATCCATCGGCTAGACCCGCGGGCCAAGCTGGTGACAACGCTGATCTTTATCGTGACGGTTGTCTCATTTGACAAGTACAGCATTGCCGCCATGCTGCCATTCCTGCTCTACCCGGCAGTGCTTACGGTTCAGGCCGGCCTTCCGGCCGGACCGATTCTGAAGAAATTGCTGATCGCCCTGCCATTTGCTTTTTTTATCGGGATTTTCAACCCTTTCTTCGATCAGGCAACGTTGCTCCGTTTCGGGACCATCGAGATCTCAGGCGGCTGGGTCTCGTTCGCCTCGATCCTGCTCCGCTTTTCCCTGACCGTGACGGCGGCCCTGACCCTGATCGCAACGACCAGCTTCGCCGGGGTCTGTATGGCCCTTGAAAAACTCGGCTGTCCGAAGATTTTTGCGCTGCAACTCCTCTTTGTCTACCGTTACCTCTTTGTCCTGATCGAAGAGGCAACCCGGCTGGTCCGGGCCCGGGCGCTCCGCTCCTTTCACGGTCGCGGCAAGGGGCTCAGGACCTTTGGCAGCCTGATCGGCCAACTGTTGCTGCGCACCCTGGAACGGGCTCAGCGTATCCATCTGGCGATGCTTTGCCGCGGGTTCGACGGCGAAATCCGCATGATCAAACCGTTAACCACAGGCCGCCGGGAAATCGCATTCGTTCTCGGCTGGACCCTGTTCTTCGTCTTCTGCCGCCTCTGGAACATACCGGAACAGGCCGGATCAATTTTCATGGAGATACTCGCATGAGCCACCATATCGTCGAAGTTGAAGAGTTGAGATACCGCTACCCCGATGGAACCCAGGCTTTGGACGGGATCAATTTCCGGATTGAACATGGTGAAGCGGTCGCTATTGTCGGTGCCAACGGCGCCGGCAAATCGACTCTGCTTCTTCACCTTAATGGTTACCTGACCCCGGCAGACGGCCGGGTGCGGATCGGCGACTACCCGCTGAACCGCGAGACCGTTCAGGATATCCGCCGCACCGTCGGTATGGTTTTTCAGGATCCGGACGATCAGTTGTTCATGCCGACCGTTTTCGATGATGTCGCCTTCGGCCCGCTCAACCTCGGCTATCCGACCGAAGAGGTTAACGAGCGGGTCACTGCGGCGCTCGAGCAGGTGGATGCCCTGCATCTCAGGGACCGTCCCCCCTTCCACCTTTCCGGTGGAGAGAAACGGGCCGTTTCCATCGCCTCGGTGCTGTCGATGTCGCCCGACATTCTGGTGATGGACGAGCCGACCACCGGTATCGATCCCCGCGGCCGCCGGCTGTTGATTAAGCAGTTGAAATCGTTCAAACACACCAAGATCATTGCCACCCACGACCTCGACCTGGTTCTCGATCTCTGCGAGAGAACGATTGTCATCCATGAGGGGAAGGTCACGGCCGACGGCTCGACCCTGGAGATCTTCAGTAATGAGGAGCTGCTCGAAAAAAGTCACCTGGAAAAACCGATGCGGATGCAGGCCTGTCCGGTCTGCGGCAAGAAGTAATTGCGTGTTCGCGGCCACGCACTCCGCTATCAGGAGGGACACTACCCGAAGTTCATGGATGTCCCCCTGTAGACAAAAGTCAAGAAGAACCGCGCGGTCGCGGCCGCGCACTCCGCCATACTCTTT
The window above is part of the Desulfuromonas sp. genome. Proteins encoded here:
- the cbiQ gene encoding cobalt ECF transporter T component CbiQ; translated protein: MGRIETAYLDLGSLDALAYRDSAIHRLDPRAKLVTTLIFIVTVVSFDKYSIAAMLPFLLYPAVLTVQAGLPAGPILKKLLIALPFAFFIGIFNPFFDQATLLRFGTIEISGGWVSFASILLRFSLTVTAALTLIATTSFAGVCMALEKLGCPKIFALQLLFVYRYLFVLIEEATRLVRARALRSFHGRGKGLRTFGSLIGQLLLRTLERAQRIHLAMLCRGFDGEIRMIKPLTTGRREIAFVLGWTLFFVFCRLWNIPEQAGSIFMEILA
- a CDS encoding cobalt ABC transporter ATP-binding protein; the encoded protein is MSHHIVEVEELRYRYPDGTQALDGINFRIEHGEAVAIVGANGAGKSTLLLHLNGYLTPADGRVRIGDYPLNRETVQDIRRTVGMVFQDPDDQLFMPTVFDDVAFGPLNLGYPTEEVNERVTAALEQVDALHLRDRPPFHLSGGEKRAVSIASVLSMSPDILVMDEPTTGIDPRGRRLLIKQLKSFKHTKIIATHDLDLVLDLCERTIVIHEGKVTADGSTLEIFSNEELLEKSHLEKPMRMQACPVCGKK
- a CDS encoding nickel-responsive transcriptional regulator NikR, translating into MADLSRFGISIDERLLERFDHLIEGKGYRNRSEAIRDLIRNALVEDDWGKGDTETVGTVTLVYDHHTRDLSDKLTEHQHSHHDAIISAMHVHLDTDHCLEVVVVKGTANKVKRLADELIGTKGVKHGKLVTTTTGKDLS